In Lagopus muta isolate bLagMut1 chromosome 14, bLagMut1 primary, whole genome shotgun sequence, the DNA window ggctcctgcACCATGGCAGGGAGGAATCGTTTGGTTTGGGAACTCTGCTTTGTGTTGCACTCTGCAATGACCATGGCTCATGAAATGCCTTTCCCGTGTGAGATGGAGAAAGTGTGGTGTTTTTCTAAAGGCAGGTGACATGCAAACAACTGAAGAGATGAATGTATGCAATGGTCAGGTTATGAAGGGCGTGTGGAAGACTTTGGGACGTTACATTGGAGTGCGACTGCAAGAACAATCTATGGATGTTCCCAGTGAGATTGTCCTTGTGCAAAAACGGGTTAAGACTCAGAAGTGCAAGGAGATGGAAGAAACCACGAAGTTCCTCCTTGCTCTGAGTAAGAAGTAAGGGACTGAAGAGGAACTCTCTGCCACCCCTGCGTCAGGAGTACCTTCAACAAAACAGTATGGCATCGTAATGGAGACGAGAAtgagtggaagaaaagaaaagagggaattAGGACGAAATCGGTGGAGAGGGTCCATGAGCAATAATGAGATGAGACTCATGAGAACGACGTAGAGATGCAGTGCAAGAGGACAACACATcgaaaacagcagaaagaaagatgcagaaaggaGCCCTGCTGTCTGACAGAACACGAGCaacatgaagaacagaaaggacTACATAGTGACCTGTAAGAAGAGAATGACTACAGGCATCGAAATGCCAGCAATATTAAGGAATTGAGAGCGCGGCGGTTGTGCGGTGGCGGCGGTTCCGGCGGCAGAGGCAGCGGCGTTGCTCGGTGGAGCCGTGCGTGCAGTGCCGGGCGTGGGCTGCGGGCGCCGCTGTTCACCgcggaggagaggaaggagcgGAGCGCTGCAGGCAGCCCCGCCCGCTGCGGcccggctcgctcgctcgctcGCTGGCTGTGTCGGCGTCCGGGCGGCTGCGAGCGGCCGAGCGGTGCGGAGCGGTGCTGCAGCGAGGCGGAGGGGCGGCGGGAGCGGTCGGCAGCGGACGCCGAGCCGGAGCCGCAGCCAGAGAAGGCGAGAGAGAATTGAAAGAAGAAGAAGTCGGAGTGGGAGCGGCGCGTGAGCGGCGGTGGTTCGTTGGCGGCGGATCCGTGCGGGAGATGTGCGCGGCGAGAGAAGGGCGGTGGTGCCGGAGTCAGCGGGCGCTGCTGTGGTGCGTGTTGGTGGCGGCGTGGGAGTCGGCGTGGGGGCAGCTGCGCTACTCGGTGCCCGAGGAGCTGCCGAAGGGCTCGTTCGTGGGCGACGTGGCCGAGGACCTGGCGCTGGAGCTGGCGGCGCTTGGCGAGCGTGGCGCCCGCGTGGTGTCCCAAGGCAGGACGCAGTATTTCGCTCTGCGTGCGAGCAGCGGCCACTTGGTGACGGCCGAGAGGATcgacagggagcagctgtgcgAGAGCGAACCCCAATGCGTGCTGCGCTGTGAGCTGATCGTGGAGGGCGAGATGAAGGTTTATTCTATAATTGTAGAAATCGTGGACATAAACGATAACGCGCCAACCTTTAAGGACTTGGAGACGGTGGAGAAAATAAGTGAGATGACAGCCCCAGGGGTGCGATTTCCCCTACCCAAGGCTCACGACCCGGACGTTGGTGCGAATTCCCTGCAGAGCTACGCGCTGAGCGGCGACGAGCACTTCTCGCTGTCGGTGCAGACGGGAGGCGACGGCGAGAAGCGTCCCGAGCTGGTGCTGGCGAAGGCGCTGGACCGGGAGGAGGCGGCGTTTCacgagctgctgctgagggcgAGCGACGGCGGTGATCCGTCGCGGACGGGCACGGCGCGCATCCGCGTGGCTGTGCTGGACGCCAACGACAACGCGCCCGCGTTCAGCCAGGCGGTGTACACGGTGCGAGTGCCCGAGGACGTGCCCGTGGGCTCCACGCTGCTCAGCGTCACCGCCACCGACCCCGACGACGGAACCAACGGAGAGGTACTGTATTCATTTCCAGAGATTTCTGGTAAAGCTTCGAATATATTCTATCTTGAGCCAAAATCGGGAGCGATTAAGTTGGTGAGGAACCTAGATTACGAGGAAGGCGATTTCTATGAACTCGGAGTGCGGGCACGAGACGGAGGATCCCTATCGGACACGGCAAAGGTGTCGATCTCGGTGACggacgtgaacgacaacgcgcccgAGATTTGGGTGCGATCGGCGCTGAGCGAGATCTTGGAGGACGCGGCGCCGGGGACGGTGGTGGCGCTGGTGCACGTGCAGGACCGCGACTCGGGCGCGAACGGGGAGGTGCGGTGCAGCCTGGGCGAGAGCGTGCCGTTCCGTCTGGAGCGGGCGCTGGACGACTACTACAGCGTGGTGACGGCGCGGGAGCTGGACCGCGAGCGGGCGTCGGAGTACAACGTGACGGTGCGGGCGGCGGACGGCGGGTCGCCGTCGCTGCGGAGCGACGCGGTGCTGGCGCTGCGGGTGCTggacgtgaacgacaacgcgccggtGTTCGCGGAGGCGCGCTACAGCGCGCGTGTGTCGGAGAACAACGCGGAGGGCGCGCTGGTGCTGACGGTGCGCGCGTGGGACGCGGACTGGGGTCAGAACGCGCGCGTGCGCTACGGGCTGCGGGAGGGGCGTCTGCGGGGCGCGCCGCTGTCGTCGTACGTGTCGGTGCAGGCGGAGACGGGCGCGCTGTACGCGCTGCGCTCGTTCGACTACGAGGAGGTGCGCgaggtggagctgtgggtgcgGGCGGAGGACGGCGGCTCGCCGCCGCTGAGCAGCAACGTGTCGGTGCGGCTGCTGATCGCGGAcgagaacgacaacgcgccgcaGGTGCTGTACCCGCCGCCGGCGGCAGCGCCGGGTGCGGGTGCGGGTTCGGGCGCGTGGAGCTGGGCGGGCGTGGAGCTGGCGCCGCGTTCGGCGGAGCCCGGCGCGCTGGTGGCCAAGGTGGTGGCGGTGGACGCGGACGCGGGGCAGAACGCGTGGCTGTCGTACGAGCTGGCCAAGGCGACGGAGCCGGGGCTGTTCCGCGTGGGGCTGCACAGCGGCGAGGTGCGCACGGCGCGCTCGCCTCTGGCCCGCGACGCGTCCCGGCACagcctggtggtggtggtgaaggaCCGGGGCCGGCCGGCGCTGTCGGCCACGGCCACGCTGACGGTGGTGCTGGCCGAGAGCGTGGCCGAGCTGCTGTCGGAGCTGGGCAGCGCGGCGGCGCCGGCCGAGCCCGCGCTGGGCCTGACGCGCTGGCTGGTGCTGGCCGTGGCGGCCGTGTCGTGCCTCTTGGTCgcctcgctgctgctgctgctggcgctgcGCCTGCGGCGCCGGCGGCTTTCGCGGCCGCCCGCGGCGCCTTCGGCCGGCGGCGCGTGGCGCGGCGTGCCGGCCTCGCACTTCGTGGGCATCGACGGCGTCCGCGCCTTCCTGCGCTCCTACTCGCACGACGTGTCGCTCACGGCCGACTCGCGCAAGAGCCAGCCGCGCTGCGCGGGCGGCAGCTGTTGCGACAcgctcccggcccggccgcctTCGGACGAGGCCGCGCCGCTGCGCGGGGAAGACGCTGCCGCGCACCGCGCCGCCGAGCCCGACGCCCTCACGGTGAGTGCTGCCACCGCGCCGCCTCCCCACTGCCTCTGTCCCCTCTCGCCTCTCTCCCGGTGCGTTGCCTCTTTACCCTGTCGcgttttccctttcctctcccttgtTGGATGACACTATCGGCACTCGTTACTTAAAACGGTTCGTTAGAGGTGGCCCCCGGCGGCTCCCCAGTCCCTCCCTCCCCATTCCCCTCATTTTCACGATTTGACTTTCTCCACTTTCGTGTTTCGTCTCCCCTCTCGAGGCTTCCTTTAGTGGCGCAGCTGTTGGCAGTGCAAGGTCTCCTCCTCACATCCCTAAACTCAACACACTTTTACTCCTGACCTCCTCAGCTTGCCCAGACTTTTGATGCTGCCATCCCCTATGCATCCAGAGGTTGTTTCGTTCTCTGCCTGtagaattgcttttttaaatcGGTTATTGTGTTTCGCAACGCCCTTTTCATTTCAAGTGGTGGGTTTGGTCAGTGTGCTTGATGAATACAAATGAGCAAACGGTTCTTTGTCGTTACCTCTTTGCCTGTTACCACAACCAAACAAAGTGTGTAAAGCGTGTAGTCTTGGCGATCTGATGTGAGATAGCGTGTGTGAATGGCTTGTGAGGAAAACGGGGGATGTGTTTTGCACTTTCTCAGCCTTTTATGAATGTCCTGATGACCTGACATCAGCAGATCTGGGCGTATCGTTTCTCAGTTTCTATGGCATCTGCCGTGTTAGAGTTGTATCACTTCAATGTCCAGTTCCATAGTGTTTGGATAGATCCAGGAACGATGTCTCTACAGTGACTGTGCTGTTTATCACTTTGGTAGATTCAACATTATTGCCTTGTTTCCTTTCCAGTGCTAAAGGCGGATCTCAGTGTAGTTAATTACTCTTTCAAGACTAGAATATCGTTTATTAATGCCCCGTTGTGAAGATGTTTCTGTACATGTCAGTAGGAATAGTTTTacattctttgctttctgtaaagCAGTGCTGAATGAAGTGTTGTCCATGGTCAACTTATTGCCAAATGCTGAAATGGTTGATGATGCAACTGAAGTTTGTGAATGTTGAGAGGAGAAGCGAATCTGGTGTTGTACCGATGAAGTCAGTATTTAGAGTGGTTTTGCGAAGGTTACGTTTTGATTTCTTATCTGGTGCaaagttctgtgctgtttccACTACAGTCCTCACTGGTCTGAAAGGAGTTGTTCATCAAATTTGTGTGTGGAACAGTTCTTTACAGCTAGAATGAGATAAGATGGCAATGTGAAAGCTCATTTATCCATCTTTAATTTCCTGTATCCCTGTGATGTACATTTCCTTCATTGTGATTTTCTCATGTTCTGGTCTGCATTTCTTGGATGTTGATGGTTCAGGTTTTCAATTTCTGACCAACGTGTTATATGTACACGTGCCTTGTTCATGTCAGCCACTGAGCTGGATACTTCGGGAGAGTCAGAGCGGATGTGGAATGGCAGAGATGTATGGGAAACTctgctctgttccttttttatttctctgctgtagGCGTAAACCTGAGAAGGTTGTCAGGTCCATCAGAATTGCAGAAATGAGGGAGTTGTTTCCGTGCTTTGACTGTGTGAAGCGGTCAAGGCTGAGGCTTGGGtgtatttctgcttccaaaCGATGGCAGTGAATGAAATGCTGCAGTATTGTCCGACAGAAGTGCAGGAATGTGGCTGATGTCCGTGGTGCTGGAAATGTGAGAGAGTTTGGAGTGCAGTGCGTGAGAGCTTGGCGGAGAGTTTGGAAAGTTGTTGGGGTAAGGAAGCTCTGTGTGGCCTCTTGGAAGCAAA includes these proteins:
- the LOC125700302 gene encoding protocadherin gamma-A2-like isoform X28, which translates into the protein MCAAREGRWCRSQRALLWCVLVAAWESAWGQLRYSVPEELPKGSFVGDVAEDLALELAALGERGARVVSQGRTQYFALRASSGHLVTAERIDREQLCESEPQCVLRCELIVEGEMKVYSIIVEIVDINDNAPTFKDLETVEKISEMTAPGVRFPLPKAHDPDVGANSLQSYALSGDEHFSLSVQTGGDGEKRPELVLAKALDREEAAFHELLLRASDGGDPSRTGTARIRVAVLDANDNAPAFSQAVYTVRVPEDVPVGSTLLSVTATDPDDGTNGEQAQPNPDWRFSQTQRPGTSGSQNGEEGGAWPNNQFDTEMLQAMILASANEAADVNATLGGGTGTMGLSARYGPQFTLQHVPDYRQNVYIPGSTATLTNAAGKRDAKPSGGNKKKSGKKEKK